Proteins encoded together in one Corallococcus soli window:
- a CDS encoding PLP-dependent cysteine synthase family protein, whose translation MRAPCRPLPADGRFLQAVGPTPLVPLRLDPEGPTIWCKLEFLNPSGSTKDRIARYMLEKAWRLGDLSPGGDVVEASSGSTSIAMALASAQMGCRFTAVMPEGVTEERLIAIRAYGGEVELVPRSEGIRGAIARAAALAAERGGYAPRQFENPDNAEAHRVWTGQEILSQVPGGLVHGVVSGVGTGGTIVGLYQAFAEAGCPVTAFVARPISGLGCDIECCSFSARVPGVVDGLSKLYREADMPGRVELDVSDDLAMGTARALIRRGFPVGPSSGLNYAAAVEAAKRLGPQAQVVTVFPDRMERYFSTELIQPRPKPPPVAG comes from the coding sequence ATGCGCGCTCCCTGTCGCCCGCTCCCCGCCGATGGTCGCTTCCTCCAGGCCGTGGGCCCCACGCCGCTCGTCCCCCTGCGGCTGGACCCGGAAGGCCCGACAATCTGGTGTAAACTGGAATTCCTCAACCCCAGTGGGTCCACCAAGGACCGCATCGCCCGGTACATGCTGGAGAAGGCGTGGCGGCTGGGGGACCTGAGCCCGGGGGGGGACGTGGTGGAGGCGTCCAGCGGCTCCACGAGCATCGCCATGGCGCTGGCCAGCGCGCAGATGGGGTGCCGCTTCACGGCGGTGATGCCGGAGGGCGTGACGGAGGAGCGCCTCATCGCCATCCGCGCGTACGGCGGCGAGGTGGAGCTGGTGCCGCGCTCGGAGGGCATCCGTGGCGCCATCGCGCGCGCGGCGGCGCTGGCCGCGGAGCGCGGGGGCTACGCGCCCCGCCAGTTCGAGAACCCCGACAACGCGGAGGCGCACCGGGTGTGGACGGGGCAGGAGATCCTCTCGCAGGTGCCGGGCGGGCTGGTGCACGGCGTGGTGAGCGGCGTGGGCACGGGCGGCACCATCGTGGGGCTGTACCAGGCGTTCGCGGAAGCGGGCTGTCCGGTGACGGCCTTCGTCGCGCGGCCCATCTCCGGGCTGGGCTGCGACATCGAGTGTTGCAGCTTCAGCGCGCGCGTGCCGGGCGTGGTGGACGGCCTGTCCAAGCTGTACCGCGAGGCGGACATGCCGGGCCGCGTGGAGCTGGACGTGTCGGACGACCTGGCCATGGGCACCGCGCGGGCGCTCATCCGCCGCGGCTTCCCGGTGGGCCCGTCCTCCGGGCTCAACTACGCGGCGGCGGTGGAGGCGGCGAAGCGGCTGGGCCCGCAGGCCCAGGTGGTGACGGTGTTCCCCGACCGCATGGAGCGCTACTTCTCCACGGAGCTCATCCAGCCCCGGCCCAAGCCGCCGCCCGTCGCGGGTTGA
- a CDS encoding AbgT family transporter: MTEITDHRMIPPRPEPKKKGMARALDTIERVGNKVPHPAVIFVALIGIVIVLSHVFYLMGSSVTYQAINPETHELETTTTAAKSLLTGDGLRFMFAGVIDNFMSFTAVGVIIVAMLGVGVAESSGLVSALIRKLVMVAPRKALTYILVFVGIVSSVAADAGYLVLIPLAATAFLSVGRHPVAGLAASFAGVASVFSVNILIKPLDGILTGITNDAIHILNPALSIDLTANFWFSCASVVLLTVVVTIITERLVEPRLGKYTGELPAEAGSSPTKEESRGLKFATWAVLGLAAVFVLLTVPSGAPLRNPETGALIGDSPFMSGLIVAVTLLFLVAGVAYGIGAGTIKGTVDVISAMEKAVGSLASLIFLLFIISQFIAFFTYSNMATLAAVKVGDALEGAGLGALPLLIGFVLVVAVLDLIMTGAIPKWAIFAPVFVPLLMRLNVDPAAVLAAYRVGDSPMNSVSPLNAYFALIVTFAQKYQKGAGVGTVVALMLPYVIALFILWPLLLALWQVLGLPWGF; this comes from the coding sequence ATGACTGAGATCACAGACCATCGCATGATCCCTCCGAGGCCGGAGCCGAAGAAGAAGGGCATGGCGAGGGCGCTCGACACCATCGAGCGGGTGGGCAACAAGGTGCCCCACCCGGCCGTCATCTTCGTCGCGCTCATCGGCATTGTTATCGTGCTCTCCCACGTCTTCTACCTGATGGGTTCTTCGGTCACCTATCAGGCCATCAACCCGGAGACGCACGAGCTGGAGACCACCACCACCGCGGCGAAGAGCCTGCTGACGGGGGATGGCCTCCGCTTCATGTTCGCGGGCGTCATCGACAACTTCATGAGCTTCACCGCCGTGGGCGTCATCATCGTCGCCATGCTGGGCGTGGGCGTCGCGGAGTCGTCCGGGCTGGTCTCCGCGTTGATCCGGAAGCTGGTGATGGTCGCGCCGCGCAAGGCGCTCACGTACATCCTGGTGTTCGTGGGCATCGTGTCGAGCGTCGCCGCGGACGCCGGCTACCTGGTGTTGATTCCCCTGGCGGCGACGGCCTTCCTGAGCGTGGGCAGACACCCCGTCGCGGGGCTGGCGGCCTCCTTCGCGGGCGTGGCGTCTGTCTTCAGCGTGAACATCCTCATCAAGCCGCTGGATGGAATCCTGACGGGAATCACCAACGACGCCATCCACATCCTCAACCCGGCGCTCTCCATCGACCTGACGGCGAACTTCTGGTTCTCGTGCGCCTCCGTGGTGCTGCTGACCGTCGTGGTGACGATCATCACCGAACGGCTGGTGGAGCCGCGTCTGGGCAAGTACACCGGGGAGCTGCCGGCGGAGGCGGGGAGCAGCCCCACGAAGGAGGAGTCGCGCGGGCTGAAGTTCGCGACCTGGGCGGTGCTCGGGCTCGCGGCGGTCTTCGTCCTGCTGACGGTGCCCTCGGGCGCGCCGCTGCGCAATCCGGAGACGGGGGCCCTGATTGGGGACTCTCCGTTCATGAGCGGCCTCATCGTCGCCGTCACGCTGCTCTTCCTGGTGGCGGGCGTGGCCTATGGCATTGGCGCCGGGACCATCAAGGGCACGGTGGACGTCATCAGCGCGATGGAGAAGGCCGTGGGCAGCCTGGCGAGCCTCATCTTCCTGCTGTTCATCATCAGCCAGTTCATCGCCTTCTTCACCTACAGCAACATGGCGACGCTCGCGGCCGTGAAGGTGGGCGATGCCCTGGAGGGCGCGGGCCTGGGGGCGCTCCCGCTGCTCATCGGGTTCGTCCTGGTCGTCGCCGTGCTGGACCTCATCATGACGGGCGCGATCCCCAAGTGGGCCATCTTCGCCCCGGTCTTCGTCCCGCTGCTGATGCGGCTCAACGTGGACCCGGCCGCGGTGCTGGCCGCCTACCGCGTGGGCGACTCGCCCATGAACTCCGTCTCACCCCTGAACGCATACTTCGCGCTCATCGTGACCTTCGCCCAGAAGTACCAGAAGGGCGCGGGCGTGGGCACCGTGGTGGCCCTGATGCTGCCCTACGTCATCGCGCTCTTCATCCTCTGGCCCCTGCTCCTGGCGCTCTGGCAGGTGCTGGGACTGCCCTGGGGCTTCTGA